TGCCCAAGGTCGTAATGCAGCTAGACCACTGTGGGCGATCGCAAATCCGACTAAAAGACTCAGCATAATGAAATGACTGGGCGTCAACCAAGCGAAAATCATGTAAATAAAGTTGTGAGAAGAAAACTAGCGTGCAGTACAACCAATAGCACAAAGTATTCAACAGGATCGACTTAATCAGAATGAGTTGTGATAGTGTCAAATTCTAGATTAAGTCACCTTAACAAGCAGGCTATGAACCATCTAGGTATGACCGCTCCAGATTGGTTGCCTGAAGTCTCCTTTCATCTTCGTGGGTTTAGCAGTATGTCTGACCTTCCGTTTACTTTAGATCAGTTACGCATTCTCAAAGCGATCGCTGCCGAAGGGAGCTTCAAGCGTGCCGCTGATAGTCTCTACGTCTCGCAGCCTGCTGTGAGTCTCCAAGTACAAAACTTAGAGCGACAGTTGGATGTTCCTTTGTTCGACAGAGGAGGACGCCGAGCACAACTGACAGAAGCAGGTTATCTCCTCCTTAGCTATGGTGAGAAAATTCTCACGCTTTGCCAGGAAACCTGCCGCGCTATTGAAGACCTCCAAAACCTCCAAGGCGGTACGTTAATTGTTGGTGCCTCGCAAACGACAGGAACTTACCTTTTGCCACGGATGATTGGTTTGTTCCGAAAACAGTATCCTGATGTAGCAGTTCAGTTGCACGTTCATTCCACAAGGCGTACAGCTTGGAGTGTAGCTAACGGGCAAGTCGATCTTGCTATTATTGGCGGCGAAGTACCCAGTGAATTGCAAGACTCGCTAGAAATTATTCCTTATGCGGAAGATGAGCTAGCATTGATTTTACCAATGTCTCATCCCTTTGCGAAGCTAGACACAATCTACAAAGACGATCTTTACAAGCTACAATTTATTGCCCTTGACTCACAATCAACAATTCGTAAGGTAATAGACCAAGTACTAACGCGCTGTGATATTGATACGCGTCGTCTCAAAATTGAAATGGAACTCAATTCAATCGAAGCGATCAAAAATGCCGTGCAATCAGGGCTGGGTGCTGCCTTTGTTTCGATTACTGCGATCGCTAAAGAATTGCAAATGGGAGGGTTGCACTGTGCCAATATTGAAGGCGTTGTAGTCAAGCGGACATTGTCGGTTATTGTTAACCCAAACCGTTACCGCTCCAAAGCCGCAGAAGCCTTCATTAACGAAATCTTACCGCAATTTGCTAAGCCAGGCTGGAATAAGGATGTGTTGAAATCGCAACGACCAATCGTACCTGAGTTTGATGAAGAAGAAGTCACGCCAAGCTCAGCTGGAGGATAGTTGCATGATGGGGATTTGGCGTTAAAACAATTTTTAGCCCCAACTTGGATTCATGGAAGTCTTCTGCACCCGTTCTGGTTGTCCTCGTCCCCAAAATTTTTTTGCGGATTTAGACGATAGCGCCACGCTCAAAACGATTCAACAAAAATACTGCACAGCTTGCGGGATGCCGTTGATCTTAGTCGGACGCTATCTACCGTTAAAACTGGTTGGCAAAGGAGGTTTTGGCGCAGCATTTTTAGCTCGCGATCGCTATACTCCAGGAATGCGCCGCTGTGTTGTTAAGCAATTTCAGCCTTCTGGCAACTTAACTCAAACTCAGCTACAAATTGCCCATAAATTGTTTGAACGGGAAGCTGAAGTTCTAGAAGAATTGGGACAACACGACCAAATTCCTGATTTGTATGCTTTTTTTGAACTAACAGTTCCCAGTTTACAAGCAAACTCGCAAGACAAGTTTTTCTATTTGGTACAGGAATACATTGATGGCAAAAATTTAGAAGAGGAATTACAAGAAAAAGGCAAGTTTTCTACTAGCGAAGTGGTGGAATTATTGCAGGGAATTCTCCCTGTGTTGCAGTTTATTCACGAACGCGGTTCGATTCATCGCGACATCAAACCGTCTAATATCATGCGCCATCGCAATGGGCGGCTTTATTTGCTCGATTTTGGTGCGGTTAAACAAGTCACAACTGCAGTTCCCATCAAAGGCTCAACAGGAATTTATTCCCAAGGTTACGCGCCACCCGAACAAATGTCTGGCGGGGACGTTTACCCATCAACTGATTTGTATGCCTTAGCAGTGACTGCTGTCATGTTACTGACAGGTAAAGAACCGGCTGAATTGTTTGATGCTTACAACAATCGCTGGAACTGGCGATCGCACGTTAGTGTTCCATCAGCGATCGCTGACATTCTCGATCGAATGCTGTCAGTGACACCTAATCAACGCTTTCAGTTTGCCCAAGACGTATTAGCTGCGATCGCCTCAGCGACGGCACCACCTGTATCTCCGCCACCAGTTACGCCGCCTGCTAGTACCGCTAAGGCAGTATCTCAGTCAAATCAACCACTATCACGCCAAAGCGTATTTTCGACATTAGAGTTGCTCTCAGGTGCAGGATTTAGTGGATTTGAGGGGGGTTTAATTGGAATTGCTATCTACAACTTACTCAATTCGCTACCCATCACATTAGCTGTAACTACATTCATTTTGGGGATACTCATTTTTGCCCAGACGCGACGCTGGGTTAATGTTAAAGATTTATTAATTTTAATCGGTATTACGCTGGCAATCATTTTGTTTATTCCAGCATTGCAAGGTGGACAGACAGTTTCAAATATATTGCTTGTCGCCTTAGTCACAGGCGCAGCAGCGATCGCTTTTGCAGCAATATTTCGTTTAATATACAAACTGCTTTCTTTAATTTTTTAATCTGAGATGCCCTCCGACTAAAGTCAGGGCTACTCAAGCAAAGTGTACCTTCGTACACTAAGATATAAGACTTTTAACAATGAGTTCACCTCTGTAGACTTTGTCTATGCAGCAGCGAATTCATTGGCTAAGCTTTGAGCAATGCTGATGCCATTTTGAATTTTAGAGCTTAAATTTTGAATTAAGTTCAATTTGAGGATCGCCTGATCAAATCTTATGTCTCAAAAAAATGAAACCGCTGTTTTAGTGTTGGCTCTCTTCATTACACTTGCAGTAATAGGTGGTAGTTTGTGGTGGTTTGCCAATCGATCAGGTATTGATATTGACTTCAGTAGAATCACAACACCATCAGAAGATGATAATTCGCCGCCTATTGTATCTGACAGTACAAATTTTGCCTCAGTACAAAATGTTCCCAACGGATTGTTTAACTATGGTGGTAGTACAACTTGGGCACCGATTCGCTTAGCCGTTGACTCTGCAATTCAAGCAGCACGACCAGAATTTCGCTTGCGTTATGTTAACCCAACAAGCGA
The nucleotide sequence above comes from Gloeocapsopsis sp. IPPAS B-1203. Encoded proteins:
- a CDS encoding LysR family transcriptional regulator; the encoded protein is MSDLPFTLDQLRILKAIAAEGSFKRAADSLYVSQPAVSLQVQNLERQLDVPLFDRGGRRAQLTEAGYLLLSYGEKILTLCQETCRAIEDLQNLQGGTLIVGASQTTGTYLLPRMIGLFRKQYPDVAVQLHVHSTRRTAWSVANGQVDLAIIGGEVPSELQDSLEIIPYAEDELALILPMSHPFAKLDTIYKDDLYKLQFIALDSQSTIRKVIDQVLTRCDIDTRRLKIEMELNSIEAIKNAVQSGLGAAFVSITAIAKELQMGGLHCANIEGVVVKRTLSVIVNPNRYRSKAAEAFINEILPQFAKPGWNKDVLKSQRPIVPEFDEEEVTPSSAGG
- a CDS encoding serine/threonine-protein kinase, whose amino-acid sequence is MEVFCTRSGCPRPQNFFADLDDSATLKTIQQKYCTACGMPLILVGRYLPLKLVGKGGFGAAFLARDRYTPGMRRCVVKQFQPSGNLTQTQLQIAHKLFEREAEVLEELGQHDQIPDLYAFFELTVPSLQANSQDKFFYLVQEYIDGKNLEEELQEKGKFSTSEVVELLQGILPVLQFIHERGSIHRDIKPSNIMRHRNGRLYLLDFGAVKQVTTAVPIKGSTGIYSQGYAPPEQMSGGDVYPSTDLYALAVTAVMLLTGKEPAELFDAYNNRWNWRSHVSVPSAIADILDRMLSVTPNQRFQFAQDVLAAIASATAPPVSPPPVTPPASTAKAVSQSNQPLSRQSVFSTLELLSGAGFSGFEGGLIGIAIYNLLNSLPITLAVTTFILGILIFAQTRRWVNVKDLLILIGITLAIILFIPALQGGQTVSNILLVALVTGAAAIAFAAIFRLIYKLLSLIF